One part of the Vitis riparia cultivar Riparia Gloire de Montpellier isolate 1030 chromosome 6, EGFV_Vit.rip_1.0, whole genome shotgun sequence genome encodes these proteins:
- the LOC117916928 gene encoding dehydration-responsive element-binding protein 1F-like translates to MESERDQSSPSSSSSSSQTKCSISSSPVHKRKAGRKKFRETRHPVYRGVRQRNGNRWVCEMRDPKNKSRIWLGTFPTPEMAARAHDVAALAFRGDFAALNFPDSTSRLPRAKSSSAGDIRVAALAAAMAFRPAAPSSSSSYISHVTACSEELETSCSEDSPQLESRKKVVGVALEDSESSEGSPHGSSTVFMDEEALFNMPGLINSMAEGLLLAPPTMLGGFSWDDTTSYTDLSLWNDD, encoded by the coding sequence ATGGAATCGGAGCGTGATCAGTCTTCACCCTCAtcctcctcttcctcttctCAAACCAAATGTTCTATTTCTTCGTCCCCTGTGCATAAGCGGAAAGCAGGGAGGAAGAAGTTTCGGGAGACTCGCCACCCGGTATACAGGGGCGTGCGCCAAAGAAATGGCAATAGATGGGTATGCGAAATGCGGGATCCCAAAAACAAGTCCAGGATATGGCTTGGGACTTTTCCCACTCCCGAAATGGCGGCTAGGGCGCATGATGTGGCCGCCCTAGCATTCAGAGGCGATTTTGCTGCGCTCAATTTCCCCGACTCCACATCTCGCCTGCCGCGCGCCAAGTCATCTTCAGCTGGGGACATACGGGTGGCGGCCCTTGCGGCTGCCATGGCTTTTCGTCCTGCTGCGCCGTCTTCATCCTCTTCTTATATTTCACATGTCACTGCCTGTAGCGAGGAATTAGAAACTTCATGCAGTGAAGACTCGCCTCAGTTAGAGAGCCGAAAAAAGGTTGTGGGAGTTGCATTGGAGGATTCTGAGAGCTCAGAGGGCTCTCCACATGGTTCGAGCACGGTGTTCATGGATGAGGAGGCATTGTTTAATATGCCAGGTTTGATTAACAGCATGGCAGAAGGTTTGCTCCTTGCGCCGCCAACTATGCTTGGAGGATTCAGTTGGGATGATACAACTTCCTACACGGACTTGTCTTTGTGGAATGATGATTAA